One window of Thermacetogenium phaeum DSM 12270 genomic DNA carries:
- a CDS encoding SpoIIIAH-like family protein, with the protein MFFIWDKKAVVLVGLGLAILIGGWWLTRGGFFLREKNRPVEVDLHVKKDVPKPSGGDLEKAEFFVDCRLARDRIRSQRIEVLKEIAANPTSDSENRSRAQQELMSIMDQAVKETELEQMVVAEGFKDAVVMIQEKSATVIVQGRSLTSADKEKIRDIVARVVSIEPGNVLVMAKL; encoded by the coding sequence ATGTTCTTCATCTGGGATAAAAAAGCAGTTGTTCTTGTGGGTCTGGGGCTGGCCATTCTGATTGGCGGCTGGTGGCTGACCAGGGGTGGCTTTTTTCTTCGGGAGAAGAACAGGCCGGTCGAGGTGGATTTGCACGTTAAAAAGGATGTTCCCAAACCTTCCGGCGGCGATTTGGAAAAGGCGGAGTTCTTTGTGGACTGCCGTTTGGCCAGGGACCGTATCCGCAGCCAGCGAATCGAGGTGCTAAAAGAGATTGCCGCCAACCCCACATCCGACAGCGAGAACCGCAGCAGGGCACAGCAGGAATTGATGAGTATTATGGACCAGGCGGTCAAGGAGACAGAGCTGGAACAGATGGTGGTGGCAGAGGGGTTTAAGGATGCCGTCGTGATGATTCAGGAAAAATCGGCAACGGTGATCGTCCAGGGGCGCTCCTTAACGAGTGCCGATAAGGAAAAGATCAGGGATATCGTTGCCAGAGTGGTTTCTATTGAGCCTGGAAATGTGCTGGTGATGGCGAAGCTGTGA
- a CDS encoding stage III sporulation protein AF: METIYQLVRNIVFLVLLAAFLEMLLPLKETRRFVEVIFGLFVVVAVLNPVVALFDQKRFLTQEVYQEVGAEELEAILSRGKELQRAAAVEARAVYGKRLEDQIRTMACLVPGVGAAVVKVEQEAWDPSLQSVGGVERVFITLRPEEDDNQSIPPVERVYVSSEADEPDPGNRNPEGRQGREEARLRVQETIASFFGLRKEQVIVIWENER; the protein is encoded by the coding sequence TTGGAAACCATCTATCAGCTGGTTAGAAATATCGTTTTTCTGGTGCTCCTGGCTGCCTTTCTAGAGATGCTTCTACCGCTAAAAGAGACGCGGCGGTTCGTCGAAGTGATTTTTGGGCTCTTTGTGGTGGTTGCCGTTCTTAACCCCGTCGTTGCCCTCTTCGATCAGAAGCGCTTCTTAACTCAAGAGGTCTACCAGGAGGTGGGAGCGGAAGAGCTGGAGGCGATTCTTTCCCGGGGGAAGGAACTGCAGAGAGCCGCCGCAGTTGAGGCGCGTGCCGTGTACGGAAAGCGCCTGGAAGACCAGATCAGGACGATGGCGTGCTTGGTGCCCGGCGTCGGCGCGGCCGTAGTGAAAGTGGAACAGGAGGCTTGGGATCCCTCTCTGCAGTCGGTTGGAGGGGTGGAAAGGGTGTTCATTACCCTAAGGCCGGAAGAGGATGATAATCAGTCGATTCCACCCGTGGAAAGAGTGTACGTTTCTTCGGAGGCCGACGAACCGGACCCGGGAAACAGGAATCCGGAAGGGCGGCAGGGGCGCGAGGAAGCGCGGCTTCGGGTTCAAGAGACGATTGCTTCTTTTTTCGGGCTGCGCAAGGAGCAGGTGATTGTCATCTGGGAGAATGAGAGGTGA
- the spoIIIAE gene encoding stage III sporulation protein AE, which yields MQRRRLQFLSADIIFLILLVFFLWPYPEAAAAPAEDAGSGLSQQYLSEQLEKLPLDDLEVFLKRVDGDIQEQLSGFSLIEMLEGIRQGEIDFDLKGLFKELIKFFFREFLTHAVLLGKLIVLGAVLALLAHLQCAFEQNTVARLAHSVGLLSLFTVALSSFTLALSAGREAIGSMVGFMQSLIPVVMTLLAAVGNLTSVALMHPVIFLSLNVLGTLTQNIVFPLIFCSAVLGIVSQLSERFQVSRLAGLFRDGSVLLLGLFLTIFTGILAVQGVAGAVADGVGLRTAKYLTGAFVPVVGGILSDAVEAVVGCSLFIKNAVGILGVLAIFFLCTIPVVKILAAAMVYRLAGAILQPIGARELSDSLHLLGNHLFLVFAVVAAVGVMFFMALGIIVGLGNLVVMLR from the coding sequence TTGCAAAGGCGCCGCCTGCAGTTTCTCTCAGCAGACATTATATTCCTTATATTGCTCGTGTTTTTCCTCTGGCCGTACCCTGAAGCCGCCGCTGCCCCTGCAGAGGATGCCGGTTCCGGTCTTTCTCAACAGTATCTTTCCGAGCAGTTGGAAAAGCTACCCCTTGACGATCTGGAGGTTTTCTTAAAGAGGGTTGATGGAGACATCCAGGAGCAGTTGTCCGGTTTCAGCCTGATCGAAATGCTGGAGGGAATCCGTCAAGGGGAGATCGACTTCGACCTGAAGGGGCTCTTCAAGGAATTGATAAAATTCTTTTTCCGGGAATTCCTCACCCACGCCGTTTTGTTGGGCAAGCTGATTGTCCTGGGGGCCGTTCTTGCCCTCCTCGCGCACCTGCAGTGCGCCTTTGAGCAAAATACGGTGGCCAGGCTGGCACACAGCGTCGGTTTGCTGTCCCTTTTTACGGTGGCCCTCAGTTCTTTTACCCTGGCCCTCTCAGCCGGGCGGGAGGCCATCGGCAGCATGGTCGGTTTTATGCAGTCGTTGATTCCTGTTGTCATGACCCTTCTGGCAGCGGTCGGCAATTTAACTTCGGTTGCCCTCATGCACCCTGTCATTTTTCTTTCCTTAAACGTCTTGGGTACGTTGACGCAGAACATCGTCTTTCCTCTGATTTTCTGCTCTGCCGTCCTCGGAATTGTGAGCCAGCTTTCAGAGCGCTTTCAGGTGTCCCGTTTGGCGGGGCTTTTTAGGGATGGAAGCGTCCTCTTGCTAGGGCTCTTTTTGACGATTTTTACCGGCATCCTGGCGGTTCAGGGGGTGGCCGGAGCTGTTGCGGACGGAGTAGGACTGCGCACGGCCAAGTACCTGACCGGAGCCTTTGTTCCTGTTGTCGGGGGTATTCTCTCGGATGCCGTAGAGGCCGTCGTGGGCTGTTCCCTGTTTATCAAGAATGCCGTCGGTATCCTCGGGGTGCTGGCTATTTTCTTCCTGTGCACCATTCCTGTGGTCAAAATTCTGGCTGCGGCAATGGTGTACAGGCTGGCGGGGGCCATATTGCAGCCCATCGGGGCCAGGGAATTGTCCGACAGCCTGCACCTTTTGGGGAACCATCTGTTTCTCGTCTTCGCGGTGGTGGCTGCGGTGGGGGTCATGTTTTTCATGGCCTTAGGCATTATCGTGGGGTTGGGCAATCTTGTGGTGATGCTGCGGTGA
- the spoIIIAD gene encoding stage III sporulation protein AD, translating to MEILYVVGFALVVAVFAVLLREERPEMALLLVLGFGVLIFILVLGKMGAVIGLFRDLSRLARVDELYLTTLLKILGIAYIAEFGAQICRDAGEGTIASKIEMVGKILILVLALPIFAAIMEVIVRLLP from the coding sequence ATGGAGATCCTGTACGTTGTCGGCTTTGCCCTTGTCGTTGCCGTTTTTGCGGTGCTCCTGCGGGAGGAGCGCCCGGAAATGGCTCTGCTGCTGGTCCTCGGCTTCGGCGTCCTGATTTTTATCCTGGTGCTGGGGAAAATGGGGGCGGTTATCGGCCTCTTTCGGGATCTGTCGCGCCTTGCCAGGGTTGATGAACTCTACCTCACCACACTGTTGAAGATCTTGGGGATCGCTTATATTGCCGAATTCGGTGCCCAGATCTGCCGCGATGCGGGGGAGGGTACCATCGCCAGTAAAATCGAAATGGTGGGCAAGATTTTGATCTTGGTATTGGCGCTTCCGATCTTCGCTGCCATCATGGAAGTGATCGTCCGGCTGCTACCATAG
- the spoIIIAC gene encoding stage III sporulation protein AC, with amino-acid sequence MNVDLIFKIAGLGILISVLNIILKQAEKEEQAQMLTLAGVVVVLIMVVQLINDLFNMVRSVFHLF; translated from the coding sequence ATGAACGTCGATCTGATTTTCAAGATAGCCGGGCTGGGGATCCTTATCTCTGTGCTCAACATCATTTTGAAGCAGGCGGAAAAGGAGGAGCAGGCCCAGATGCTGACTCTTGCCGGTGTTGTTGTGGTGCTGATTATGGTAGTCCAGCTGATCAACGACCTGTTCAACATGGTTCGCTCGGTATTTCACCTCTTTTAG
- the spoIIIAB gene encoding stage III sporulation protein SpoIIIAB, producing MPNATAFSVSSGRGEREVFWSLLGAVMIIGSAGLAGMLRASYFSRRPQELRLLQEVLQMLDTEIMYAATPLPDALLKIGRTGEGVIARIFTFAGEALVQERGITPAEAWERALRQNWQLTALSKEDQAILSAFGERLGISDREEQHKNIALTSLHLRREEEKSQREREKNERLWRYGGFLLGISIVLLLL from the coding sequence ATGCCCAACGCAACTGCCTTTTCGGTGAGCAGCGGGAGAGGTGAGCGGGAGGTGTTCTGGAGTCTGCTCGGTGCGGTTATGATTATAGGTTCGGCCGGGTTGGCCGGGATGTTAAGGGCCTCCTACTTTTCTCGCCGCCCTCAAGAACTGCGCCTTCTTCAGGAAGTGCTGCAGATGCTGGATACGGAGATCATGTATGCAGCTACACCTCTTCCCGATGCCCTGCTCAAGATCGGACGGACAGGGGAAGGGGTGATCGCGAGAATTTTCACCTTTGCGGGAGAAGCGCTGGTGCAGGAGCGGGGAATTACACCTGCCGAGGCCTGGGAGAGGGCTCTCCGGCAGAACTGGCAGCTGACGGCACTAAGCAAAGAGGATCAAGCCATTCTCTCCGCTTTCGGGGAAAGGCTGGGGATTTCGGACAGAGAGGAACAGCACAAGAATATCGCCCTGACCTCGCTGCACCTGCGCCGGGAGGAGGAAAAGTCCCAAAGGGAACGGGAAAAGAACGAGCGCCTGTGGCGTTACGGAGGGTTTTTACTGGGGATCAGCATTGTGCTGTTGCTGTTGTAA
- the spoIIIAA gene encoding stage III sporulation protein AA, which yields MARLAAARLWEVLLYLAPSIRGILERLPPSVAEGIEEIRLRLERPLAIRYNQQEYFLDAQGRITREPSAAYHVAAEDISRTVQSISQGSLYAFEEEFRQGFLTLPGGHRVGLAGKAVLERGDIKTLRDIGSLNFRIARAVPGSARPLLPYVLDFRNKRPYHTLLVSPPCAGKTTLLRDIIRSLSYGIPELHFPALSVGVVDERCELAACYQGVPQHDLGPRVDVLDRCPKAAGMIILLRSMAPQVIATDEIGRCEDINAIWEMLYTGVSILATVHASSWEELERRPYLQDVVNKRVFQRYVFLSRRKGPGTVEGVWDAQRNCLFGEQRER from the coding sequence ATGGCCAGACTGGCTGCAGCCCGCCTCTGGGAAGTTTTGCTTTACCTGGCGCCGTCGATCAGGGGGATCCTGGAACGCCTGCCCCCTTCCGTAGCCGAGGGGATTGAGGAGATCCGGCTGCGCCTGGAACGGCCTCTCGCCATCCGCTACAACCAGCAGGAGTACTTTTTGGATGCGCAGGGGAGGATTACGCGAGAGCCTTCTGCAGCCTATCATGTTGCTGCAGAGGATATATCCAGAACAGTTCAGTCGATCAGCCAGGGGTCCTTATATGCCTTTGAGGAAGAGTTCCGGCAGGGATTTCTAACTCTACCCGGCGGGCACAGGGTAGGCCTGGCGGGCAAGGCCGTCCTGGAGAGGGGGGATATCAAGACCCTCAGGGATATCGGCAGCCTGAATTTCCGGATCGCCCGTGCCGTACCCGGCAGCGCCCGCCCGCTGCTACCCTACGTCCTTGATTTCCGAAACAAGCGTCCATATCACACCCTGTTGGTCTCTCCACCCTGCGCCGGAAAAACCACCCTCCTGCGGGATATCATCCGTTCCTTGAGCTATGGTATACCGGAACTGCATTTTCCGGCCCTGTCGGTAGGAGTCGTTGATGAGAGATGCGAGCTGGCCGCCTGTTATCAGGGGGTGCCGCAGCACGATCTGGGACCGCGCGTGGATGTCCTCGACCGCTGCCCCAAGGCCGCCGGGATGATCATCCTTTTGCGCTCCATGGCACCTCAGGTGATTGCCACCGATGAGATTGGCCGGTGTGAAGACATCAATGCCATTTGGGAGATGCTTTACACCGGGGTCAGCATTCTGGCGACGGTTCATGCCAGTTCCTGGGAGGAACTGGAGCGGCGACCTTATCTCCAGGACGTGGTGAATAAAAGGGTTTTCCAGCGCTATGTCTTTTTAAGCAGAAGGAAGGGGCCTGGCACCGTTGAAGGGGTCTGGGATGCCCAACGCAACTGCCTTTTCGGTGAGCAGCGGGAGAGGTGA
- a CDS encoding CD1247 N-terminal domain-containing protein, producing MVDDLREKIAYLQGLAEGLKLEEGSDEAKIIKQIIDVLADLTDEVEELQVAVEDLEDYLDEELFVEEEEDEEECEGDEFEDEDDDVYDNADDIDYVEVECPQCHDIICFESDIVDDEDVIEVTCPNCNKVVYVNDGSMPLPKGWKKKEEDREQEDL from the coding sequence ATGGTGGACGATTTACGGGAAAAGATAGCTTACCTGCAGGGGCTGGCGGAGGGGCTGAAGCTGGAGGAAGGCAGCGATGAGGCGAAGATAATCAAACAGATAATCGACGTACTGGCCGACTTAACCGATGAAGTGGAAGAACTGCAGGTCGCTGTAGAGGATCTGGAGGATTATTTGGATGAAGAGCTTTTCGTGGAAGAAGAGGAAGATGAGGAAGAGTGTGAAGGGGACGAGTTTGAGGATGAAGATGATGACGTTTATGATAACGCCGACGACATCGATTACGTGGAGGTAGAATGCCCGCAGTGCCATGATATCATCTGCTTTGAGTCCGATATCGTGGATGACGAGGATGTTATTGAGGTGACCTGCCCGAACTGCAATAAGGTTGTTTATGTCAATGACGGTTCTATGCCTCTTCCGAAAGGATGGAAGAAAAAAGAGGAGGACAGAGAACAAGAAGATCTGTAA
- the efp gene encoding elongation factor P, whose product MVSTNDLRTGLTIEVDGEIYSVVDFQHVKPGKGSAFVRTKLKNIRTGGVIERTFRAGEKLPRAHLERKEMQYLYREGDSFVFMDNETYDQVSLTVEQMGDSVKYLKENMNIWLLTHNGALIGIELPNSVELKVVSAEPGVRGDTATGATKAATLETGLVIQVPLFVEEGDVVRVDTRTGEYLERA is encoded by the coding sequence ATGGTTTCAACGAACGATTTGCGAACTGGCTTAACAATAGAGGTTGACGGCGAAATTTACAGTGTAGTGGATTTCCAGCACGTCAAGCCGGGGAAGGGATCCGCCTTCGTGCGCACCAAGCTCAAGAATATCCGTACCGGTGGGGTTATCGAGCGCACCTTCAGGGCAGGGGAGAAGCTCCCGCGGGCGCACCTGGAAAGGAAGGAGATGCAGTATCTTTACCGGGAAGGGGATTCCTTCGTCTTCATGGACAACGAAACTTACGACCAGGTCAGCCTCACCGTGGAACAGATGGGGGACAGCGTCAAATACCTGAAGGAGAACATGAACATCTGGCTGCTCACCCATAACGGCGCTTTGATAGGGATCGAACTGCCTAACTCCGTTGAGCTAAAGGTCGTCTCCGCCGAGCCCGGTGTCCGCGGTGACACTGCAACAGGCGCCACCAAGGCGGCGACCCTGGAAACAGGTCTGGTGATACAGGTACCCCTTTTTGTAGAAGAGGGGGATGTGGTGAGGGTTGATACGCGGACAGGAGAATACCTGGAGAGGGCCTAA
- a CDS encoding M24 family metallopeptidase — protein MRDIHGGRLKRLRSLLEEQELEALLVAKPENTRYLSGFTGEALLLVTGEVGYLFSDGRYEEQARLEAPGWEFVRFKRSFTEVLRDLCRELGLRELGFEKDYLTYQQWEQLKDGFSGVLRPVAGLIEGLRLIKDDYEVGLIREAGMITAAAFRYVLGEMYEGQEEQEIAGILELYMRQQGGGPPAFEIIVASGERGALPHGTASGKKVRRGEFITLDFGARFQGYAADLTRTVAMRSLSTKQREVYELVREAQERALKVIRAGVTAAAVDAAARSFLEEAGYGGYFNHSLGHGVGLAVHEEPRLAPGQDQELKPGMVVTVEPGIYISGWGGVRIEDTVLVKQNGCEILTPVTKDLIVI, from the coding sequence ATGAGGGATATCCACGGCGGGCGCCTGAAGAGGCTGCGCAGCCTCCTGGAAGAGCAGGAGCTGGAGGCCCTGCTTGTGGCCAAACCGGAAAACACCCGCTATCTCAGCGGGTTTACCGGTGAGGCGCTGCTGCTGGTGACCGGAGAAGTGGGCTATCTTTTTTCCGACGGGAGGTACGAAGAGCAGGCCAGACTGGAGGCGCCCGGGTGGGAGTTCGTCAGGTTTAAGAGGTCGTTCACCGAGGTTCTCAGGGATCTCTGCCGGGAGTTAGGGCTCCGGGAGCTGGGTTTCGAGAAGGATTACCTCACCTATCAGCAGTGGGAGCAGCTGAAGGACGGTTTTTCTGGGGTGCTACGCCCTGTGGCCGGCCTCATCGAGGGGCTGCGCCTGATTAAAGACGATTACGAGGTGGGCCTGATTCGAGAGGCCGGGATGATCACCGCCGCTGCTTTCCGCTATGTGCTGGGGGAGATGTACGAGGGGCAGGAGGAGCAGGAGATCGCCGGTATTCTAGAGCTGTATATGAGGCAGCAGGGAGGGGGACCGCCTGCCTTTGAGATCATCGTAGCCTCCGGAGAAAGGGGTGCCCTACCTCATGGAACGGCATCGGGGAAGAAGGTAAGGCGTGGCGAATTCATTACCCTCGATTTCGGCGCCCGCTTTCAGGGGTATGCCGCCGATCTCACCAGAACGGTCGCGATGAGGAGCTTGTCCACTAAGCAGCGTGAGGTCTATGAACTTGTCAGGGAGGCCCAGGAGCGGGCTCTGAAGGTGATTCGGGCAGGAGTAACGGCGGCCGCGGTCGACGCCGCAGCCCGCAGTTTTCTAGAAGAAGCGGGATACGGAGGGTATTTCAACCATTCCCTGGGACATGGGGTGGGCCTAGCCGTTCACGAGGAGCCGCGCCTGGCTCCCGGGCAGGATCAGGAGCTGAAGCCGGGAATGGTGGTTACCGTGGAACCTGGAATTTACATTTCAGGCTGGGGGGGTGTGCGGATTGAGGATACCGTTCTCGTAAAGCAAAACGGTTGCGAAATCCTCACCCCAGTTACGAAGGACCTGATCGTCATTTGA
- the aroQ gene encoding type II 3-dehydroquinate dehydratase, which yields MGRVLVLHGPNLNLLGEREEGIYGKTTLEEIDRRLVEQGKDAGVEVVTRQSNHEGEIIDEIHAARGRFDAIIINPGALTHYSYALHDAVRAVDIPVIEVHLSNIYARERWRRRSVVAAAARGQIAGFGPLSYSLALQAACELIREEGGNR from the coding sequence GTGGGGCGTGTTCTGGTGCTGCACGGACCTAACCTCAATTTGCTGGGGGAAAGGGAAGAGGGGATTTACGGAAAAACAACCCTGGAAGAGATCGACCGCCGGCTCGTGGAGCAGGGAAAAGATGCTGGGGTGGAGGTGGTCACCCGGCAGTCCAATCATGAGGGGGAGATCATCGATGAGATTCACGCTGCTCGAGGGAGGTTCGACGCCATCATAATCAACCCGGGGGCGTTGACCCACTACAGTTATGCTTTACACGACGCCGTCAGGGCGGTGGACATTCCGGTGATTGAGGTGCATTTGAGCAACATTTATGCCCGAGAGCGCTGGCGCCGCCGGTCGGTGGTGGCAGCGGCCGCTCGCGGCCAGATAGCGGGGTTTGGGCCACTCAGTTACTCCCTTGCCCTGCAGGCGGCATGTGAGCTTATTCGTGAGGAAGGCGGAAACAGATGA
- a CDS encoding TldD/PmbA family protein, translating to MTAVKSLDGRELVAFVMEYAGCRHVDLAEAYFSREEELSIEVRNGEVENLKIARDEGLGIRVIHRKRQGFAFTSDLSREAVQNALDAALANARAADEDPCYVLPEPAAAYPDLELDDPRLREVTLEEKIEMVRQMEDSGRSFDHRVRLTEQASYEEVRYQTAIANSKGVLVSSGGSYCGCYVAFVAGEGGDQQTGFALSFKRRIAELDPAALGREAADKAVRMLGARRKPTKRLSVVLDPFVVASFLGMLSSALTAEAVQRGRSLFAGKMGEQVAAKGVTVIDDGALQDGILSAPCDGEGVPTRRTLLLDDGVLCSFLHNSYTAAKEGVSSTGNAVRGSFQSPPQLGSTNFYLEPGYPSPVQIIREMDEGLYVTEVMGMHTANPISGDFSLGVAGIWIEHGELTTPVRGMVIAGNILELLSRIDAVGSDLRFFGGKGAPTVRVGGLTVSGQ from the coding sequence GTGACGGCCGTCAAGAGCCTCGATGGTCGCGAGCTGGTCGCTTTTGTTATGGAATATGCCGGGTGCCGGCATGTGGATCTGGCGGAGGCCTACTTCAGCCGTGAAGAGGAGCTGAGTATTGAGGTAAGAAACGGTGAGGTGGAGAACCTGAAGATTGCCCGGGATGAAGGCCTGGGCATCAGGGTGATCCATCGGAAGCGCCAGGGCTTCGCCTTTACCTCCGACTTGAGCCGGGAGGCGGTCCAAAACGCCCTGGATGCCGCCCTGGCCAATGCCCGGGCAGCCGACGAGGATCCCTGTTATGTCCTGCCTGAACCGGCGGCGGCCTACCCGGATCTGGAACTGGACGACCCCCGCCTGCGGGAGGTTACTCTGGAAGAGAAGATCGAGATGGTGCGCCAGATGGAGGACAGCGGGCGCTCCTTTGACCACCGGGTACGGCTGACCGAGCAGGCCAGCTACGAGGAGGTGCGCTACCAGACCGCCATCGCCAATTCAAAGGGAGTCCTCGTTTCTTCCGGCGGGTCCTACTGCGGCTGTTATGTCGCCTTTGTGGCCGGTGAAGGCGGTGACCAGCAGACGGGATTTGCCCTGAGCTTCAAGCGCCGGATAGCAGAGCTGGATCCCGCTGCCCTGGGGCGGGAGGCTGCAGACAAAGCTGTGCGGATGCTCGGGGCGCGCCGAAAGCCCACGAAGCGCCTCTCCGTGGTGCTGGATCCCTTTGTTGTCGCCAGTTTCTTGGGAATGCTCTCCTCTGCCCTGACGGCAGAAGCCGTTCAGCGGGGGAGATCCCTTTTCGCAGGTAAAATGGGCGAACAGGTGGCAGCAAAGGGAGTCACCGTCATTGACGACGGTGCCCTCCAGGACGGGATCCTGAGCGCTCCCTGTGACGGGGAGGGTGTGCCCACCCGGCGCACGCTGCTCCTGGATGATGGGGTGCTGTGCAGCTTCCTGCACAACTCCTATACGGCGGCCAAAGAGGGAGTATCCTCTACCGGGAATGCCGTGCGCGGATCGTTCCAGTCCCCGCCGCAGCTCGGAAGCACGAACTTTTATCTGGAGCCGGGATACCCCTCTCCGGTGCAGATCATCAGGGAAATGGATGAGGGCTTATACGTCACCGAGGTGATGGGGATGCACACCGCCAACCCCATTTCCGGTGATTTTTCTCTAGGTGTGGCAGGAATTTGGATCGAGCACGGCGAATTAACTACACCGGTACGGGGTATGGTAATTGCTGGCAATATCCTGGAGCTGCTGTCCAGGATTGATGCTGTGGGCAGTGACCTCCGCTTCTTCGGGGGCAAGGGCGCTCCCACCGTTCGGGTTGGCGGTTTGACCGTCAGCGGCCAGTAA